From the genome of Oryza glaberrima chromosome 1, OglaRS2, whole genome shotgun sequence:
tccttttctgatGGCTATGCAACCTCCTGTCCGTCCTCTCCTCGTTTTTGCCTGCGCCTTTTGCCTTTCTATATCGGACGAGCACTAACcactgattgattgattgatcagtATCAGTGTCTTGAGTACAAGTTAATTAATCGATGAGTAGTACCAACTACCAAGTCTTGATCTCGAGTAGCAGTGAATGTGATCGAATCATCTGATTGAGCAAAAAGTAGCAGCAACATTGAtgcctccacctcgccgtctAGCGCGACGACAATGTCGTGCTCGGCGCCGGACTCCAGGAACCGCGCCCTCATGGACCAGCACCCGCACCCGACGAGGAGATACTGGCCTTCCGCGTCTGTCCCTGACTCCTCTGGTGGCAGCGCGGGACGAGGCGgttccgcgccgccggcgaccgccgcATCGACCTGGCGTGGGACCTCTCACCCGCGCACACTTCCCGGTCTCGGGTTCGCCCGAGCCTTCCTTTGGGTGTAGCCGACGAGCTCCGCCACGTCGTGGTACCGCCCCGCAGCCACAGCAGCTGTGCGGCTGGAACAGCGGCCGTggccccttctcctcctctttcccctCCGGTGAGTATAGATGGACAGACTACATCGGCgtcgtgcgtgcatgcatgctgcatTCTTGGCGTATTAATTTCGTGGATGGATCTTACGAAGGTCGGGGGAGGACGGCGATGATGGTGTGCCACGATGTCGAGATGCCGTTCCTGCGGGGGATCAACGTGAACCGGCCGGCGCCAGcgacggagacgacgacagCGAGGGGGGCAACTgtagcgaggaggaagaggagcccAGCGCGACCTCCCCCAACAGCACGCTCTCCagccggcagcgacgacgagaactgcggcggcggcggtggatctcGTGTACCGTGGCCGGGGCAAGGAcggaagcagcagcagtagggagaagagaagagaagagaagagagaagagagaaaggagaagaaaataagatatgcagctgacatgtggaccccacatgctttgtttaaattttttttgctaactaggatgccacgtcagcgaaaccacccatatatactgcctagggaccttgagtgaacggttttgtatagtttaggggtggagatttctggttttgtggttaaggggcctaaaaaaatctcgctgttaagttgagggacctccggtgaacttattccaaaaaaaaagacaggtTGAAGCCCATGGGCTGGTTTTTCTAGCTTGCAACGATGCACGCTGGTTGCCACATGCGGATGTACAATACATAGGTTGTTGCAACGTTCGCGGGCCCGCGAACGTCCGCGTACTAGACGCCCCTCAAATCAGTCTGTAtcataagaaagaaaaatgaatttaggaTATCGTAGAAAATTTCAAGTCTGAAATCAGTCTGctcataagaaaaataaataaatttgactaaataTAACCCATGGTGACGTATCGACtatcaattaattaagcaaaCGGCTTGCAACCTCTGATTGCCAGCTAAAAAAATCCACGATATATTCTTGTCCCAAGTACAGTGACTTATGACCTCTAATCCCAACTACAGGTCTACAGCGATCAAATCACTTGCGCCACTAGCAAAATTGACGAACTGGATTTACTGTTTATAAATGAAAACCACTTCGTCGCTCACTCGCTTGTAGTATCCAGCCACACAACCGTAAAGGTCCACACCTCTTCTCGCAACCACTTGAGCCACTCGCAAGTCTCAAGCCAAAATCATATCACAGTCGCCATGGAACTCTCCTCAACCTCAGCTTCTCTCCTGCTCATCCTCCTGCTCACCCTCGTCTACTTCCTCTACCTGCACCAGGATCCCAAGAAGAAGCCTCGCACCCATGGACTCAAGTCCTACCCCGTGGTCGGCACGCTGCCGCATTTCATCAATAacaaggaccgtttccttgagTGGTCGACCGGCGTCATGAAGCGCAGCCCCACGCACACCATGTCGTTCAAGGAGCTCGGACTCACCGGCGGCGTCATCACCGCCAACCCGGCCAACGTCGAGCACATTCTCAAGGCTAACTTTGGTAACTACCCCAAGGGCGAGCTTGCCGTGTCCTTGCTCGAGGATTTTCTTGGCCACGGCATCTTCAATTCCGACGGCGAACAGTGGCTATGGCAGCGGAAGGCCGCCAGTTACGAGTTCAACAAGCGCTCGCTGAGGAACTTCGTGGTGGACACCGTCCGGTTCGAGGTCGTCGAgaggctgctgccgctgctcgaGTATGCGGGGCGCCACGGACGGACGCTGGACGTGCAAGACGTGCTCGAGCGCTTCGCGTTCGACAACATCTGCCGCGTGGCCTTCGATGAGGACCCGGCGTGCCTCACCGAGGAGAGCATGGCCGCGCCCCAGAGCGCGGAGTTCATGCGCGCGTTCAACGACGCGCAGAACGCCATCTTGGACCGGTTCAACTCGCCGGCCAAGTCGCTGTGGCGCATCAAGAAGCTCTTCAACATGGAGCCCGAGAGGCGGATGAGGGATTCACTTGCCACGATCCACGGCTACGCGGAGCGGATCGTCCGGGAGCGCAGGGAGAGAAGGGAGGCCCGGCTGGAGCGCCGCGACGACTTCCTGTCGCGCTTCGCCGCGAGCGGCGAGCACAGCGACGAGAGCCTCCGCGACGTGGTCACCAACTtcatcctcgccggccgcgACACGACGTCTTCGGCGCTGACCTGGTTCTTCTGGCTACTCTCCGGCCGGCCCGACGTGGAAGACAAGATCGTGCGCGAGATCCGCGCGGTGAGACAGTCGTCGGCCGGCAGCGAGGGAACGCGTGGCGCGACGTTCAGCTTGGACGAGCTGAGGGACATGCAGTACCTCCACGCGGCCATCACCGAGTCCATGCGTCTGTATCCGCCGGTACCCTTCGACACGCACAGCTGCAAGGAGGAGGAGTTCCTGCCGGACGGCACGTTCGCGGGGAAAGGGTGGCTGGTGACGTACTGCGCGTACGCCATGGGGCGCGTGGAGGACATCTGGGGCGCGGACTGCGAGGAGTTCAGGCCGGAGCGGTGGCTGGACGAGGCGGGCGCGTTCCGGTCGGAGAGCACGTTCAAGTACCCGGTGTTCCACGCGGGGCCGAGGATGTGCCTAGGCAAGGAGATGGCCTACATACAGATGAAGTCCATCGTGGCGTGCGTGCTCGAGCAGTTCAGCCTCCGGTACGCCGGCGACGCCAAGGGGCACCCTGGGCTCGTGGTCGCGCTTACGCTGCGGATGGAGGGTGGCTTGCCGATGAAAGTGACAATCAGGGAGTAATCAAACAAGCGTGATGCTAGGCTAGCTGGACTTGTCGACTCCATACTTTATGTGTGTATCATTGCTCTCGCTTGTTTGGAGAAATAAAATAGAACTGGTGTCGTGCTCCGGTTTTTTACCCGAATGGTGAATGGCCCACACACAGCCACGCTTTTCGGGATTCACGTGAGTTCTGCGGCTGTGTTTGGCGCACCGAGCGAAATGAGATGGGCACGAGTTGTCGGATATAGGATTGCAGATTTGCAGGAGAAGCTATTTGCACGAGTTGATGGGCTGCCCATGGCGCGCCCACATCGAGCAAATTTGAATACTTCGTCTCAGCCGAAAAGTATGCCGTGGCGGAGCGGTGTTGGAACTGGAGACAAGGCCGAGCAACTGATACAACCCCTGGTGCTCGGTGTTCATCGGTTCATCCTCTCGCCTTCCCCGCTGATCAATGATGAGTGGGCAAGAATCTGGAACGTGTCCAACTCGGTTGGCCGAATCGGTGAGCGGACTTGCTTTTTTTTCCGAATGCGCAAAAGGGTGAGCGGACTTGTCTTTTTCGCGAACACACAAAGATGAGcgaacttgattttttttcttgattccACTGTGGCGTCAAGTTTGCCCCATCACACGGACTACCTTTTGTCTTTGTTTGTCGCTATGGCCTTGATAGAATGTGCTAAGAGCAAGATCAATAATATAGCCCGTTGTTGGCTTTAAAAAACAGCCATGTCATATATAGTAAACAATATAGCTAATgtctataataaaaatactataacATGAATATTTTATTGTTTCATGGGACCCACCACCTTCTCCTACCGGCTACCTCCcattctctttctctctctttctcccatCAGTTCATGTCTTCTCTTCTTTGTTTGGTTCTTGAGCAACAGAGATGGCGGCGGGGTGGAAAATAGCGGCGGTGGACacaggagatggcggcggccgtgcggcgggcgttggagacggtggcggctgggccgagcggcggaggcggaagagggcggcggccgtgcggtgGGCGTCGGAGACGACGGTGGCCgggccgcgcggcggaggcggaagagAGCGGTGGGCGTCGGAGATGGCGTCAACCCTGCAGGCGAAGGGTGACGGGGACCGTGCGACGGATGTGGGAGACCGCGGCGGCCGTGCGTCGACGCCGGCAGGCTGAGGGCAGTGGTCCAGTGGCCGCAGGAGTTGGCCACGAAGGCAGGCAGCGCAAGCATCTAGGCGAGCCCCATGAACTCCTCGACCGGCGCGTGCAGTCCGGCGACAAATTAGTCATCggctcactctctctctcttcccctctctcctccagatcatcacaaaatcttacGCGGAAGCAGTACCGCcggttattgtacctgctctaaggggATAAGATGCAGGTAAAGCTAATGGGCGGCGCCCGCTCCTCCCCCCTATACGGCTATACActccttcctccttcccttcttctcttcctattacagtacactataaattttttttaaaaaaaataaaagttggaaaaatttatgtatagaaatactatatataaaaaatttgaatttaaattcaaatttgaaacaggtatgcagacttttgacttataaactttgggtctataaactataatttgaattcaaattcaaatttgaatcgggtatgtaaacttttgacttataaactttgggtctataaactttaggtgtatagaaatactatatatagaaaatatttgaattcaaattcaaatttgaatcggatataattcaaattcaaatttaaaacagatatgtaaacttttgacttataaactttgggtctataaactttagatgtatagaaatactatatataaaaatatttgaatttaaattcaaatttgaatcggatatataaacttttgacttataaactttgggtctctaaactttagatgtgtaaacttgaggtgtacaaacttttgGTGCacaaatttactaaaataggaaagtaatgcggtgccaaaaaagaaaccaGATGGAGGGAGGAGGGACCGAACCCTGATcgctaggggcgatcgatcgccccttagcAATCTCGATAAGATGCCTCCCACATCACAGCTCTTAGGGCAACAACAATGTATATagcaaaagtagtccatatagatAGATCCACTTATACAAACTTTAACTATTGTaacattcacaatgtatatgaaTAGCAAATAGTAgtaggaggagagaagaggtagagacaaataatatattttattctctatgggcagcccatatgcttatgggtagcttttgttatttctttgctATGGACTAGTTCCACAATGTTACTAGGTGGCTGAACCAAATATTGTATTGCTTATGGACACTTTTAGACtatattgtggatgcccttacaGAATGGTAACAACCCGACAATGTCCGTCAGAGCGTGGGCCTAAGACCAAATAGAAATTTCATCAAATAATAAATACACCAAATTATCCTTATTTATGCATCCAAATTAACACAGGGAGACCCATACGTGGTTCGAAATTCTAATACACATATAGTTTCCATGCGAGAAAATTGTATATCTAGCATCGTATAAAATGGGATTCGCTCAAATACCATTGTTTAAATGGGTTTCGCTGGAATACCATCCTCAACCAAGGTATCTTTGTTCAAATACCATCCCAGATGAAAATGCCCCTtagttcttcttcctctctccttccctcccatCAGCTGAATAGTTCGCCGGCGACCACCATCGGCTCCACTGCCTCACCGCCGTCGCTCGTGTCATCTTGGACATCGTCGCGCACTGCAGCCCCGACCAGACTCACCAGCCGCCATCACGTGCTCGCGTGGTCTCGGCTGGCCACCGTCATGCGCCGCTGCCCAACCCCaactcgtcgtcctcgccggtCGTGGTCGCGATcggtgctgccgccgccgcgacgagagagagagagagagagcgggggggggggggggggggaggagacgCCCCGACTCATCGGCCGCCGTCACGCGCCGCCTCGCTTGTGTCGTCTCTGCCGGCTGCCATCGCACGCCGCCACCCTGCTCCGACTTGCCAGCCAATGACGACATGAGCGACGGACCGCCGGCGACCTATTCAGCcattggagggagagagggaggaagaagaatagCTAAGGGGCATTTTCGTCTGGGATGGTATTTGAGCAAAGACATCTTGGTTGAGGATGACATTCCAGCGAAGCCCATTTAAGCAATGGTATTTGAGCGAATCCCATCTTATGCGATGATAGATACGCAATTTTCTCTTTGCATGCACCGCAAACTGCTATCTATTTAGCACTGCCGCATTCCAAAGTACACACTCCTTTCTTCCCTTTTAGTAGCACCTTCTCTTTTCATATGAAAGTTTGAGATTTTGAATTgattttttaattcaaaataaaagtttgatGTCACAGTTGTATGATTTGACTATAAAGTATTTGAGTTTTTAAATGAAAGTTTgattttgagttgaaatttttgtaattcaaaataaaagttatggGGCCATGGTCGAAAGTTTCGTATGATTTGAGTTGAAATTTATATTATCTGAGCCGAAAGTTTTGTGAAAATGCtaataaaaggaaaaggagtTTATAATGGGAACATGCAAACAATTTGTAGCCACATGCAATCCTATATGCtccttccataaaaaaaataaatctagaattGGATGTGACTTATCCTATTACAACGAATATGGTCATAAGTCTAGTcataggtttattttttatgggatagagggagtagcgCAAGGGAGGAAGATATACTTAAAAGTTTATTAGCCATGCCATGTAGATCTTGAAAGAAGACATTAATGAGATGATCAACAATTGTTATCTTGTTATACATGGTGAAACTATTAATTTGACATATGCTTCATATCAAACTGTTATTTCGGTTTATATTCACGCCCTCGTGATATATGCTCAATGGGAAGTGACCGGCGTGTGCTTTGTGTCACGCAtagaaaaatcaatatttttttaagtacataagCCAAACGGAAAATGAATGGAATTGACCTAAGGAAACATTGAAAAGCTAAGAACGTTAGAGTAGTTATTTACCTGCAGGATTTTTTTATACTTGTTTATGCCCACAAGTTAATGAAATACATCTATAccttttaaacatatttttaaacatATATTGCCATGTGATTATATGTAATTGATTTTTGGTTAAGATTTATTGTGTCCACACAATATCTTATAATTGTACTTTCCGTGAAATACATTTGATGTACAACATGAATTGAATTAAGCTCAAATGCATAGATTGCtaatataaaaatttgaaagttattaaataaaataaaattgcatgtagCGTTTAGCATGGGTATATTACTAGtcatccaaaagaaaaaacaaattcacTCATGTGCACTCCTTTGTAATTGGCGGGAATATATTCTAGTTACTTGAGGGGATGACCCCTCGTATACCTTTTCTCCTAAATGCACTGCTAAtaggtttttaaaaaaatctttaaaaagTAATGATGTAGAGTATATTGACATCTATGATGCATACACCAAAAAATAATCTTAAATTCGATCTAcaccttgaaaaaaaaaagataaatacaaatatgaatagtattcatatgctgaatttgatatttttcattAAGTTTTTAGAGTGatttatatatgttattatatgaaAAAAGTATTGTTATTTACTATTATTTAAAAAGATAcaatgatttttaaataaaCGAGAGGATATGATCTCGTGGAACCGCTATAGTTCAACTTCAAACTCACAATGAGACTTTGGAGGCTTGGAGCACCAAACGATGGTAGCATGCCTTAATTGATGTGGCACACATGTCACTTCCACCTCAAAGAATAGTACTCCCACCATCCAAAAATGTAGTTTAGAATATGTTTCTTTTGCCATCAAaatcaataaaataattaaataaaaaactcTTGGCACACATGTCACTTCCACCTCAAAGAATAGTACTCCCACCATCCAAAAATGTAGTTTAGAATATGTTTCTTTTGCCATcaaattcaataaaataattaaataaaaaactcTATGTTTGCATACAACCAATATATTTAGATGGGAAAACTCAATTCATCCCTTAAGAGGATATTCACTCATTTTTTAATGTCactaaaaaagttataaaaaaatttagtatgaTAGATCAACATGTGATATGTCGCttaacaaacatgcaaatttaaattcaacctatacaagtagaaataattataacaaatttgactatgaatagaacGAGTAATTCacggtcaaatttgttatttttgtttcgaattgtacaagtcgaattttaacttgcatgtttgcgaaaagatatatcatatattgatatatcttaacaaatatttttaaaatttttgataactttttgaaTAACATGCACAAAACGAGGGGACGTGTCCCTCGAGCAATAAAAATCCACTTCCTAGATGCGTGTATAGATTCTGATGAACAATTAATTTAGTACATAGACATGAtcatttcttttgaaaaaaaaaataaaaatatgcatAACAATTTTGAATGCATTATTCTATTCTTCACATTCCACTTTCCTCTTCTGTCCAACATTCTTCacccttcttctttcttcctgGGTTACCGTTTTCACGATGAACTAGCTTGAGCTCCGAGCCGCAAGCAAAGCATCCACTGCAGCTTAGCAGAGCTCAAGATCACCGCGGCTGATCCAGGGAGCGTGCGGGTTGAGCACGTCGCTGCCGAGTCGGGAATCGATCGGGAATACGGCAGCCAAGCGTGCTGCCGTCGAACTCCACAGCATGCACGCCGAAGATGCCACTGAGCGGGCCGATCGAGCGCCGGGAGCAGGCGAGCACGCCATATCGTTAATGGTGTCGGCATGGGCCGCGGATGCCGGCAAGTGTTCTCTAGAGTACGTGAGCATGCGGCGGCTTGCTCTTTCTCACCTATCATCGCTAAAAACAACGTGGAATCGCCGGCTGCTATCATCCAATTTAGTGCGAAGGTGCTTGCGTATCTCGCGTAACAGAAACTGCCGCAATCTCCAGTTAGCTATAAAAACCGAGGAATTCATATGTGCTGTTACAATTT
Proteins encoded in this window:
- the LOC127765891 gene encoding cytochrome P450 CYP94D108-like — encoded protein: MELSSTSASLLLILLLTLVYFLYLHQDPKKKPRTHGLKSYPVVGTLPHFINNKDRFLEWSTGVMKRSPTHTMSFKELGLTGGVITANPANVEHILKANFGNYPKGELAVSLLEDFLGHGIFNSDGEQWLWQRKAASYEFNKRSLRNFVVDTVRFEVVERLLPLLEYAGRHGRTLDVQDVLERFAFDNICRVAFDEDPACLTEESMAAPQSAEFMRAFNDAQNAILDRFNSPAKSLWRIKKLFNMEPERRMRDSLATIHGYAERIVRERRERREARLERRDDFLSRFAASGEHSDESLRDVVTNFILAGRDTTSSALTWFFWLLSGRPDVEDKIVREIRAVRQSSAGSEGTRGATFSLDELRDMQYLHAAITESMRLYPPVPFDTHSCKEEEFLPDGTFAGKGWLVTYCAYAMGRVEDIWGADCEEFRPERWLDEAGAFRSESTFKYPVFHAGPRMCLGKEMAYIQMKSIVACVLEQFSLRYAGDAKGHPGLVVALTLRMEGGLPMKVTIRE